From Vicinamibacteria bacterium, one genomic window encodes:
- a CDS encoding AbrB/MazE/SpoVT family DNA-binding domain-containing protein, producing MRTTISSRGQTAVPAEIRRRFGLSEHSQLEWLIDGDLITVLPVPANPVQAFRGSLKGRYSTKALVKERARERSRERRG from the coding sequence ATGCGTACGACGATTTCTTCTCGCGGGCAGACGGCAGTGCCGGCTGAGATTCGACGCAGGTTCGGCCTGTCGGAACACTCTCAGCTCGAATGGCTGATCGATGGCGACCTTATCACCGTCCTTCCCGTACCCGCCAATCCCGTCCAAGCCTTCCGTGGTTCACTGAAGGGCCGGTACTCGACGAAAGCTTTGGTCAAGGAGAGGGCTCGCGAACGCTCCCGAGAGCGGCGTGGCTGA
- the era gene encoding GTPase Era, whose translation MRSGFITIVGRPNVGKSTLLNRIVGQKVAIVTAKPQTTRNRVLAIANLPGAQMVFFDTPGIHKPHHEMNRRMVETALRSLKQVDVILLVCDVTEPLGRGDAYVLEQLRDIETPAVLAINKIDRVARPRILPVIDSYRTEHDFVDIVPCSALEGEGVDVLVDVLASHLAEGEPLYPPDALTDLPERFFVSEIVREKVLESTRNEVPYAAAVLVDSWEEGNELTRIEATILVERASQRGILVGKGGVMLKHIGTAARKDIEAFLGTRVFLGLHVKVRADWRENRRLLSELGIDPRR comes from the coding sequence ATGCGATCGGGATTCATAACCATCGTCGGCCGCCCCAACGTCGGAAAATCGACGCTCCTCAATCGCATCGTGGGGCAAAAAGTCGCCATCGTCACCGCGAAGCCCCAGACGACGCGGAATCGAGTTCTGGCCATCGCCAATCTTCCCGGCGCCCAGATGGTCTTCTTCGACACGCCGGGGATCCACAAGCCTCATCACGAGATGAATCGCAGGATGGTCGAGACGGCCCTTCGGAGCCTGAAGCAGGTCGACGTCATTCTGCTCGTTTGCGACGTGACCGAGCCTCTCGGACGGGGCGATGCCTACGTGCTCGAACAGCTGAGGGACATCGAGACACCGGCCGTTCTTGCCATCAACAAGATCGACCGCGTCGCGCGGCCGCGCATCTTACCCGTCATCGACAGCTACCGGACGGAGCACGACTTCGTCGATATCGTGCCCTGCTCGGCTCTCGAAGGCGAAGGTGTCGACGTGCTCGTCGATGTCCTGGCGTCGCACCTCGCCGAGGGCGAACCGCTCTATCCCCCGGATGCCCTCACCGATCTTCCCGAGCGCTTCTTCGTTTCCGAGATCGTGCGGGAGAAGGTTCTGGAGTCGACCCGGAACGAGGTTCCCTACGCCGCGGCGGTGCTCGTGGACTCCTGGGAAGAAGGGAACGAACTGACCCGGATCGAGGCCACGATCCTCGTGGAGCGCGCCTCCCAGCGGGGCATCCTCGTGGGAAAGGGAGGGGTGATGCTGAAGCACATCGGCACCGCGGCGCGGAAGGACATCGAGGCCTTTCTCGGCACCCGCGTCTTCCTGGGACTGCACGTCAAAGTCCGCGCCGACTGGCGTGAGAACCGGCGGCTTCTCTCCGAGCTCGGCATCGATCCCCGACGGTAA